From Candidatus Neomarinimicrobiota bacterium:
CCCCCCGGGGATGCAGCCGATGGGGATCGTCTGCTTGTCATCTCTTGTCAGCAGACCGTTTATGACTTCATGCAACGTGCCGTCACCGCCAACGAGGCAGAAGCCATCGCATCCGGACAGATCCATCTCGTTGATCATGTCTCCTGCATGGCCGGCGTATTCTGTCTCACGAATGTCGAGATCTACTTGCGCCGATTCAAAGACAGGCTTCACCTGCTGGAGGATTCCGAGGCCGCGTTTGGTTCCCCCTTGAGGGTTTACCGCCAGAATGAAACTTCCTGATGACATCTTATTGTTCCTCACAACGTCGCCGAAAACTTAGGGTAAAGAATTTAGAGCTCAAAATACTCAGAATGAGAAGACGGATACCTCTGCTTACCCTCCCCACTGAAGATCACAGAGGGGGGGGGAATGCCACTGCGTCCCGAAAGGTTTTTCACCTCCAGTAGATCGATGGGATGATCAAGAAAAAATATTCATCGATTCCGGTACTCATCACGGAGTTTGATTACCTTATCGAACATGTTTTCAGGCACTATTTTACTCCGTATATACGGATAAATCTCCTTCACCGTTTTTTCCCAGACAACATAATCATCCTCACTAACCTCGTTTATCACCAGGCCGTAATCTTGCATAACCTCGATTGCCTTTTGATCAACTTCCCGGATATGTGAGCGTAACTCAACCGCTGTTTCCCGCGCACCCGAAAGTATGGATTCCCGCATCGGTTCAGAGATCTGCTCCCAGACGTTTTTTGAGATAATTGTTGCGCCCTGAAGGGGTGCCCAGCGTATCGATGCCATATACTTGGTGCTGGCAAACCACTGATTCCTCAATGCCAGAAGCGGTGTCGTATCAAACGCATTTATCATTCCTGTCTGCAGGGCGATCATAATATCTGTCGCCGCCAAGGGAACGGGCTGAAATCCCATTGATTTCCACAGGGTCACGTCTGTGGCTTCATCACCCCAGACGAACAGCTTCTGAGATTTCAGATCATCGGGGACTGAGATTGCTTCCTGACTGAAAAATCGAACCCAGCCCGCTTCACCCCAATGCAGCAATATAAACCCTTTTTCCTCCAGCTGGCGGCTCAGTTCATCCGCAAGCTGTTCACGAACGTAATCCATCTCTTCGTAGGAATTGTAAAGAAGGGGAACATGTGTCAGGGCAGAAAAACCGGGTTCTATCAAGCTCAGTCCTGCGGTGCTGATAGTAGCAGCATTCAACTGTCTAATCCGCATCTTTCGCACCACAGCAGATTCGTCCCCGGCCACACCGTTGGGATAGACAGTCAGCTTCACTTCTCCATCCGACTCTTCCCACCACTTCTGACCCATCTCCTGCAGGATCAGATGCCAGGGGGAGCCGTTAGGAGCCAGAGTAGCTAGTTTGATCTTGACGCTCTGCGGCTTCCCCGCTGTGAGTGGGGAGACCGTGAGAATCGAAGCTCCGAGAAAAACGAGTATTGTCCGCAGACCCTTGACTACCATAAGGGTAGCAAAGTTAATGCGGCTACCGCTCAATA
This genomic window contains:
- the dctP gene encoding TRAP transporter substrate-binding protein DctP, translated to MSGSRINFATLMVVKGLRTILVFLGASILTVSPLTAGKPQSVKIKLATLAPNGSPWHLILQEMGQKWWEESDGEVKLTVYPNGVAGDESAVVRKMRIRQLNAATISTAGLSLIEPGFSALTHVPLLYNSYEEMDYVREQLADELSRQLEEKGFILLHWGEAGWVRFFSQEAISVPDDLKSQKLFVWGDEATDVTLWKSMGFQPVPLAATDIMIALQTGMINAFDTTPLLALRNQWFASTKYMASIRWAPLQGATIISKNVWEQISEPMRESILSGARETAVELRSHIREVDQKAIEVMQDYGLVINEVSEDDYVVWEKTVKEIYPYIRSKIVPENMFDKVIKLRDEYRNR